In a single window of the Drosophila miranda strain MSH22 chromosome XL, D.miranda_PacBio2.1, whole genome shotgun sequence genome:
- the LOC117187283 gene encoding uncharacterized protein LOC117187283, whose translation MFNEAFTMTTAEYGYSDRQNLLRLQKAIKGKARETVECLLIHSSNVSNILETLKQNFGRPEKLVKSQISRVREFPSIREGRLEQLVEFKMKVQNLASFLEAANAHQQLKNPTLMEELILKLPVHQRLEWARHSKQLGDEKSIRHLSLWPQGLAEEVQDAGLVDDQATFKPKKEKSRLFHANDIGLVTMKACSACNGKHDLENCNSFAQLELEKKWQHVRERKLCFNCLKYGHRSQKCRRHHQCGLDGCAKRIHRLLHAESVNQPGEEVKFTGTATHEASSMILFKILPVNLHAKNKIVRCHAFLDEGSSVTLINESLADELGLHGPKESLTLQWFGEKTSTELVSRFNNGISDERGGKVYALNGVRTIKDLRLSKQSVKMSELSSQYPHIKSIPVKGYRNARPEILIGLDNLHLIAPKQMRSMGYVGPAIALTNVGWVAYGKCHGESGPMSNVKAVHLVKHNDEHIEQLVRDYITNSEMDVRIVKNHVEGRETERSNRLLSTTTKRIGDRFETGLLWKVDDVVLPDSKKMAIKRQLSLERKFIHDPEYHKKYCDLMEAYEEKSYIRHITSNELEVDKKKEWFLPHFGVLNPNKPGKLRIVFDAAAEVDGVSLNSMLMTGPDGYQSLTDILMRFRQKPIEVCADIAEMFHQVIIRKEDRCAQRILWRKNPGDEMKEYEMQVMTFGAKCSPVSAQYVKNRNALEFKESYPDAVNAIIKNHYVDDLVHCFSSEESAVRVVKEIVHIHKKGGFELRKFVSNSKFFNKVFGNEQVAEPITLDRDESSHYQKVLGMYWCTRSDEFGFSLSFNKIDASIFSESRIPSKREVLRVVMSVFDPFGILAEYSLMAKLLLQSIWQRRTEWDQPVEGDDIKQWKCWLRSLSQACKMRIPQCNAEEFFGEPIELHIFCDARESAY comes from the coding sequence ATGTTCAACGAAGCTTTCACTATGACCACTGCAGAGTACGGATACAGTGACAGGCAAAATTTGTTACGCCTACAAAAGGCAATAAAGGGCAAGGCTAGGGAGACCGTTGAATGTTTGCTTATTCACAGTTCTAACGTTTCAAATATTTTAGAGACCCTTAAACAAAATTTTGGTAGACCGGAGAAACTCGTAAAAAGCCAGATTAGTCGCGTTAGAGAATTTCCGAGCATTCGCGAAGGGAGATTGGAACAATTAGTAGAGTTCAAAATGAAGGTACAAAACTTGGCTTCATTCTTAGAAGCAGCTAACGCACATCAGCAGTTAAAAAACCCAACATTAATGGAGGAGTTAATCTTAAAGTTGCCAGTGCACCAGAGACTGGAGTGGGCACGCCATTCCAAGCAACTAGGAGATGAAAAATCGATCCGTCATTTAAGTCTATGGCCTCAGGGATTGGCCGAAGAAGTGCAAGACGCAGGATTGGTTGACGATCAGGCGACGTtcaaaccaaagaaggaaaagTCGAGACTATTCCATGCAAACGACATCGGACTTGTAACCATGAAGGCGTGCTCCGCCTGCAATGGGAAACACGACTTGGAAAACTGTAACTCATTTGCCCAGTTAGAACTTGAAAAAAAATGGCAGCATGTAAgggaaagaaaattatgcttcaattgcctaaagtaCGGCCATCGTAGTCAAAAATGTAGACGACATCACCAATGTGGACTTGATGGATGTGCCAAACGCATTCACCGTTTGCTCCATGCAGAATCAGTTAATCAACCAGGCGAGGAAGTAAAGTTCACAGGAACAGCAACGCATGAGGCTAGCTCAATGATTTTGTTTAAGATATTGCCTGTTAATCTtcatgctaaaaataaaatagtgAGGTGCCACGCCTTTTTGGATGAAGGTTCTTCAGTAACGCTTATAAATGAAAGCCTGGCAGACGAGCTAGGATTACATGGACCCAAAGAAAGTCTGACATTGCAATGGTTTGGAGAAAAGACATCAACGGAATTGGTCAGCCGATTTAATAATGGAATATCTGATGAACGTGGAGGCAAGGTCTATGCACTAAACGGAGTAAGGACTATTAAGGATTTACGGCTGTCGAAGCAATCCGTAAAGATGTCTGAGCTAAGTTCGCAATACCCACACATAAAGAGTATTCCTGTGAAAGGCTATAGAAATGCTAGACCTGAAATACTAATCGGACTAGATAACCTACATTTGATAGCTCCAAAGCAAATGAGATCTATGGGATACGTTGGGCCAGCCATTGCATTAACCAATGTGGGATGGGTTGCGTATGGAAAATGTCACGGAGAATCAGGACCCATGAGTAATGTAAAGGCCGTACATCTGGTTAAACACAATGACGAGCACATTGAACAGTTGGTGCGAGACTACATCACGAATTCGGAAATGGATGTGCGGATTGTGAAGAACCACGTAGAAGGTCGAGAAACTGAGAGATCGAACCGATTGCTATCAACCACGACAAAACGTATTGGTGACCGTTTTGAAACGGGATTACTATGGAAAGTGGATGACGTCGTCTTGCCTGACAGCAAGAAAATGGCAATAAAGAGACAATTGTCCTTGGAAAGAAAATTTATACATGATCCAGAGTACCACAAAAAATACTGCGACCTGATGGAAGCATACGAAGAAAAGTCATACATTCGGCATATCACAAGCAATGAACTGGAAGTGGACAAGAAAAAAGAATGGTTCCTGCCTCATTTTGGGGTCTTAAATCCTAACAAGCCCGGCAAGTTGAGAATTGTTTTCGACGCGGCTGCAGAAGTCGATGGAGTGTCGTTAAACTCCATGCTCATGACTGGCCCCGACGGGTATCAATCCTTAACGGACATTCTTATGAGGTTCAGACAGAAACCGATTGAAGTCTGTGCTGACATAGCAGAAATGTTCCACCAAGTCATAATACGAAAGGAGGATCGATGTGCCCAACGCATACTATGGAGGAAGAATCCAGGCGACGAGATGAAGGAGTATGAAATGCAGGTCATGACCTTTGGAGCCAAATGTTCACCGGTCTCTGCTCAATATGTGAAAAATAGAAACGCACTTGAATTTAAGGAATCGTATCCAGATGCGGTGAATGCCATTattaaaaaccattatgtGGACGATTTGGTGCATTGTTTTTCATCCGAAGAATCGGCTGTGAGAGTCGTGAAGGAGATAGTTCACATTCACAAAAAGGGAGGCTTCGAACTGAGAAAGTTTGTGTCCAATTCGAAATTCTTCAACAAGGTTTTTGGTAACGAACAAGTAGCTGAACCCATAACTCTTGATAGGGATGAATCTTCGCATTATCAAAAGGTCCTGGGAATGTACTGGTGTACACGCAGCGACGAATTCGGGTTCTCACTTTCGTTTAACAAAATTGACGCATCAATCTTTTCAGAATCAAGAATACCGTCTAAGCGAGAAGTATTGCGAGTGGTTATGTCTGTGTTTGACCCATTTGGAATTCTAGCCGAATATTCCCTGATGGCTAAACTGCTTCTGCAGTCAATATGGCAAAGGCGAACAGAGTGGGACCAGCCAGTTGAGGGCGACGATATAAAGCAATGGAAATGTTGGTTGCGCAGCCTAAGCCAAGCATGCAAGATGAGGATACCCCAATGTAACGCTGAAGAGTTCTTTGGGGAACCAATTGAACTACACATATTTTGCGATGCGAGAGAGTCAGCTTATTGA
- the LOC117187284 gene encoding uncharacterized protein LOC117187284 yields MFNEAFTMTTAEYGYSDRQNLLRLQKAIKGKARETVECLLIHSSNVSNILETLKQNFGRPEKLVKSQISRVREFPSIREGRLEQLVEFKMKVQNLASFLEAANAHQQLKNPTLMEELILKLPVQQRLEWARHSKQLGDEKSIRHLSLWLQGLAEEVQDAGLVDDQATFKPKKEKSRLFHANDIGLVTMKACSACNGKHDLENCNSFAQLELEKKWQHVRERKLCFNCLKYGHRSQKCRRHHQCGLDGCAKRIHRLLHAESVNQPGEEVKFTGTATHEASSMILFKILPVNLHAKNKIVRCHAFLDEGSSVTLINESLADELGLHGPKESLTLQWFGEKTSTELVSRFNNGISDERGGKVYALNGVRTIKDLRLSKQSVKMSELSSQYPHIKSIPVKGYRNARPEILIGLDNLHLIAPKQMRSMGYVGPAIALTNVGWVAYGKCRGESGPMSNVKAVHLVKHNDEHIEQLVRDYITNSEMDVRIVKNHVEGRETERSNRLLSTTTKRIGDRFETGLLWKVDDVVLPDSKKMAIKRQLSLERKFIHDPEYHKKYCDLMEAYEEKSYIRHITSNELEVDKKKEWFLPHFGVLNPNKPGKLRIVFDAAAEVDGVSLNSMLMTGPDGYQSLTDILMRFRQKPIEVCADIAEMFHQVIIRKEDRCAQRILWRKNPGDEMKEYEMQVMTFGAKCSPVSAQYVKNRNALEFKESYPDAVNAIIKNHYVDDLVHCFSSEESAVRVVKEIVHIHKKGGFELRKFVSNSKFFNKVFGNEQVAEPITLDRDESSHYQKVLGMYWCTRSDEFGFSLSFNKIDASIFSESRIPSKREVLRVVMSVFDPFGILAEYSLMAKLLLQSIWQRRTEWDQPVEGDDIKQWKCWLRSLSQA; encoded by the coding sequence ATGTTCAACGAAGCTTTCACTATGACCACTGCAGAGTACGGATACAGTGACAGGCAAAATTTGTTACGCCTACAAAAGGCAATAAAGGGCAAGGCTAGGGAGACCGTTGAATGTTTGCTTATTCACAGTTCTAACGTTTCAAATATTTTAGAGACCCTTAAACAAAATTTTGGTAGACCGGAGAAACTCGTAAAAAGCCAGATTAGTCGCGTTAGAGAATTTCCGAGCATTCGCGAAGGGAGATTGGAACAATTAGTAGAGTTCAAAATGAAGGTACAAAACTTGGCTTCATTCTTAGAAGCAGCTAACGCACATCAGCAGTTAAAAAACCCAACATTAATGGAGGAGTTAATCTTAAAGTTGCCAGTGCAACAGAGACTGGAGTGGGCACGCCATTCCAAGCAACTAGGAGATGAAAAATCGATCCGTCATTTAAGTCTATGGCTTCAGGGATTGGCCGAAGAAGTGCAAGACGCAGGATTGGTTGACGATCAGGCGACGTTCAAGCCAAAGAAGGAAAAGTCGAGACTATTCCATGCAAACGACATCGGACTTGTAACCATGAAGGCGTGCTCCGCCTGCAATGGGAAACACGACTTGGAAAACTGTAACTCATTTGCCCAGTTAGAACTTGAAAAAAAATGGCAGCATGTAAgggaaagaaaattatgcttcaattgcctaaagtaCGGCCATCGTAGTCAAAAATGTAGACGACATCACCAATGTGGACTTGATGGATGTGCCAAACGCATTCACCGTTTGCTCCATGCAGAATCAGTTAATCAACCAGGCGAGGAAGTAAAGTTCACAGGAACAGCAACGCATGAGGCTAGCTCAATGATTTTGTTTAAGATATTGCCTGTTAATCTtcatgctaaaaataaaatagtgAGGTGCCACGCCTTTTTGGATGAAGGTTCTTCAGTAACGCTTATAAATGAAAGCCTGGCAGACGAGCTAGGATTACATGGACCCAAAGAAAGTCTGACATTGCAATGGTTTGGAGAAAAGACATCAACGGAATTGGTCAGCCGATTTAATAATGGAATATCTGATGAACGTGGAGGCAAGGTCTATGCACTAAACGGAGTAAGGACTATTAAGGATTTACGGCTGTCGAAGCAATCCGTAAAGATGTCTGAGCTAAGTTCGCAATACCCACACATAAAGAGTATTCCTGTGAAAGGCTATAGAAATGCTAGACCTGAAATACTAATCGGACTAGATAACCTACATTTGATAGCTCCAAAGCAAATGAGATCTATGGGATACGTTGGGCCAGCCATTGCATTAACCAATGTGGGATGGGTTGCGTATGGAAAATGTCGCGGAGAATCAGGACCCATGAGTAATGTAAAGGCCGTACATCTGGTTAAACACAATGACGAGCACATTGAACAGTTGGTGCGAGACTACATCACGAATTCGGAAATGGATGTGCGGATTGTGAAGAACCACGTAGAAGGTCGAGAAACTGAGAGATCGAACCGATTGCTATCAACCACGACAAAACGTATTGGTGACCGTTTTGAAACGGGATTACTATGGAAAGTGGATGACGTCGTCTTGCCTGACAGCAAGAAAATGGCAATAAAGAGACAATTGTCCTTGGAAAGAAAATTTATACATGATCCAGAGTACCACAAAAAATACTGCGACCTGATGGAAGCATACGAAGAAAAGTCATACATTCGGCATATCACAAGCAATGAACTGGAAGTGGACAAGAAAAAAGAATGGTTCCTGCCTCATTTTGGGGTCTTAAATCCTAACAAGCCCGGCAAGTTGAGAATTGTTTTCGACGCGGCTGCAGAAGTCGATGGAGTGTCGTTAAACTCCATGCTCATGACTGGCCCCGACGGGTATCAATCCTTAACGGACATTCTTATGAGGTTCAGACAGAAACCGATTGAAGTCTGTGCTGACATAGCAGAAATGTTCCACCAAGTCATAATACGAAAGGAGGATCGATGTGCCCAACGCATACTATGGAGGAAGAATCCAGGCGACGAGATGAAGGAGTATGAAATGCAGGTCATGACCTTTGGAGCCAAATGTTCACCGGTCTCTGCTCAATATGTGAAAAATAGAAACGCACTTGAATTTAAGGAATCGTATCCAGATGCGGTGAATGCCATTattaaaaaccattatgtGGACGATTTGGTGCATTGTTTTTCATCCGAAGAATCGGCTGTGAGAGTCGTGAAGGAGATAGTTCACATTCACAAAAAGGGAGGCTTCGAACTGAGAAAGTTTGTGTCCAATTCGAAATTCTTCAACAAGGTTTTTGGTAACGAACAAGTAGCTGAACCCATAACTCTTGATAGGGATGAATCTTCGCATTATCAAAAGGTCCTGGGAATGTACTGGTGTACACGCAGCGACGAATTCGGGTTCTCACTTTCGTTTAACAAAATTGACGCATCAATCTTTTCAGAATCAAGAATACCGTCTAAGCGAGAAGTATTGCGAGTGGTTATGTCTGTGTTTGACCCATTTGGAATTCTAGCCGAATATTCCCTGATGGCTAAACTGCTTCTGCAGTCAATATGGCAAAGGCGAACAGAGTGGGACCAGCCAGTTGAGGGCGACGATATAAAGCAATGGAAATGTTGGTTGCGCAGCCTAAGCCAAGCATGA